Within Fusobacterium perfoetens ATCC 29250, the genomic segment TCCACCAAGAACAGCTCCAGGAAGAATTCCAATTCCACCAAGTACTGCTGCAATAAATGCTTTTATTCCCAACATAGATCCCATTAAAGGTTGAACTTGAGGATAAGCAGATACATATAAAACAGATGCTATTGCTGCAAGTCCACTACCAATTGCAAAAGTAAGTTGAATTGTATTATCAACATTAATTCCTACTAATTTAGCTGCACCATAATCTTCACTTGTTGCCATCATTGCTTTTCCATATTTAGTTTTTTTCATAAAATATTGTAGTCCAACTGATAATATAATTGTTAAAAAAATTGTTACAATTGTTCCATAGTTAAGATGTAATCCTCCGAATGATAAAGGAGCTTGATTAAATACTTTTGGAAAAGCTCTTGTATTAGGTGTAAATAATTTCATAAAAAGATTTTCTAATAATAAGCTTACTCCTATGGCTGTGATTAAATTAGAAATTCTAGGTGAATTTCTAAGAGGTCTATAAGCAACTCTTTCTGTTAACATTCCTAAAAGAACACAAATAACTATAGCTGGTGCTATAGTAAGCCACACGGGTAATCCCATTCTAGAAAAAACAGGTATGCTAAATAAAGAAATATATGCCCCAACCATTATAATATCTCCATGAGCGAAGTTTATAAGTTGAGCAATTCCATAAACCATTGTATAACCTAATGAAACTAAAGCATATATACTTCCTATTTGCAATCCATTAATAATCTGCAATAAAAATTCCATAAATTCTCTCCTTTGTATGTTAAATATATAGTTACCTTATAAAAATAAGGTAACTATATAAATTTTATTTTATTTAGGTTGAATAACTGAATCAAATCTATAATTTCCATTTTCTATTCTTAAAATAGTAACAGCTTTTACTGGATTATTTTTTTCATCAAAATTTAAATGTCCTGTAACTCCAGTAAAATCAATTTCTTTCATAGCTTTTACTATAGCATCTTTATCTGTATTTCCTGCTTTTTCTATAGCTTCTTTAACTAAATAAGCAGCATCATAAGATAATGCTGAGAAAGCTGATGGATCCTCATTATATTTTGCTCTATATGCTGATGCAAAGTTTTGAATTTTTTCATTTGTATCTTCTAATGAATAGTGATTTGTAAAGTAACTATTTTCAATAGCTGGATAAGCTGAGGCATCTAATGCTTTAGCAACTCCATCCCATCCATCTGGTCCAATAAATTTAGCTTTTATTCCAACTTCTCTAGCTTGAGTTGTTATTAAAGCTGTTTGTTCATAATATTCTGGGACTAATAATACATCCGGATTTGTAGCAGCTATCTTTGTTAATTGAGCTCTAAAATCTTTATCTCCTTCTGCATATCCTTCTTGTGCTACAATTTTAAGTCCTACTTTTTTAGCTTCTTCTGCAAATGATTGTGCTATACCATCTGAATAGTCACTAGAAGTGTTAACCATTATAGCAGCAGTTTTAGCATTTAAATTATTTTTTGCTAAATTAGCAAGAATTACTCCTTGATATGGGTCTGTAAAACATACACGGAATACATTTGGTCCCGCTTCTGTAATATTAAATTGTGTTCCTGTAGGTGTAACCATTGGCATATTATCTTGAGCAGCTATTTCAGCTACAGCTAAAGTTGGTTTTGAGGTAATATCTCCAACTAAAGCAACAATTCCTTCATCAATAAGTCTATTATACGCAGTTACAGCTTCTGTAGAATCTCCTTTTTCATCTAAAAGTATAAATTCTATTTTTTTTCCTAAAACTCCTCCTGCTTTATTAATTTCCTCAAAAGCTAGTTTA encodes:
- a CDS encoding branched-chain amino acid ABC transporter permease produces the protein MEFLLQIINGLQIGSIYALVSLGYTMVYGIAQLINFAHGDIIMVGAYISLFSIPVFSRMGLPVWLTIAPAIVICVLLGMLTERVAYRPLRNSPRISNLITAIGVSLLLENLFMKLFTPNTRAFPKVFNQAPLSFGGLHLNYGTIVTIFLTIILSVGLQYFMKKTKYGKAMMATSEDYGAAKLVGINVDNTIQLTFAIGSGLAAIASVLYVSAYPQVQPLMGSMLGIKAFIAAVLGGIGILPGAVLGGFILGIVESLTRAYLSSQLADAFVFAILIIVLLVKPTGILGKNIREKV
- a CDS encoding ABC transporter substrate-binding protein; the protein is MKKNTITLLGLSLLMVACGGKQEAKEAEVIKIGGLGPLTGPVAVYGVSATNGAKLAFEEINKAGGVLGKKIEFILLDEKGDSTEAVTAYNRLIDEGIVALVGDITSKPTLAVAEIAAQDNMPMVTPTGTQFNITEAGPNVFRVCFTDPYQGVILANLAKNNLNAKTAAIMVNTSSDYSDGIAQSFAEEAKKVGLKIVAQEGYAEGDKDFRAQLTKIAATNPDVLLVPEYYEQTALITTQAREVGIKAKFIGPDGWDGVAKALDASAYPAIENSYFTNHYSLEDTNEKIQNFASAYRAKYNEDPSAFSALSYDAAYLVKEAIEKAGNTDKDAIVKAMKEIDFTGVTGHLNFDEKNNPVKAVTILRIENGNYRFDSVIQPK